One Bradyrhizobium sp. CCGB12 genomic window carries:
- a CDS encoding multidrug efflux SMR transporter, which yields MSTGLIAYGALAAAIVCEVIGTSLLQKSEQFTKPIPTLLMAVFYAGSFFFLSQTLKTVPLGVAYAIWGGLGIVLTALISIFAFRQTLDLAAIIGIGMIVGGVVIVNGFSNTTLH from the coding sequence ATGAGTACTGGTCTGATTGCCTATGGCGCGCTCGCCGCAGCGATTGTCTGTGAGGTCATAGGCACATCTCTTCTCCAAAAATCTGAGCAATTCACGAAACCGATTCCAACATTGCTGATGGCGGTGTTCTACGCAGGATCGTTCTTCTTTCTCTCTCAGACGCTCAAGACGGTGCCGCTCGGCGTGGCGTACGCGATCTGGGGAGGATTGGGCATCGTGCTGACTGCCCTCATCAGCATCTTTGCGTTTCGCCAGACGCTTGATTTAGCCGCTATAATCGGAATAGGCATGATCGTTGGCGGAGTCGTCATAGTTAATGGATTTTCCAACACCACACTACATTGA
- a CDS encoding alpha/beta hydrolase domain-containing protein: MRNAIRRRPQADTGTPNGRVCRAKILGVSIGTLAISALLAAAPGAQARVTKIVVDQAIALPDGQNESLSGRAFGELDPKDRLNAIITDIGLAPRNSRGRVEYVSKFTLTKPKDMAKASGVLWYDVVNRGRPVAANVSPSSLGPSATKPQDFGHVALISGWQGDILQTSDNWTVQVPVAHNPDGSSITGVVLARIANAPAGSSSRPLGMLATLIPYDAASLDTTKARLIAKRTETRAGEAGELRDVPPGDWAFADCSKTKFPGDSNPRSLCLRDGFDPGMLYELVYQARDPKVLGVGLATMRDVASFFRFEAADDEGTPNPVAGKIHHAVVQGISQSGNALKTFLLLGFNEDEQKRRVFDGANPHIAGRLTSINVRFGLPSGSGTLYEPGGEGTLWWASYTDKKRGRPRSSLLDRCSASETCPKIFETFGASEYNARLMTIAETGTDAKADLELPANVRRYFFPGTTHGGGAGGFTAAPRPAAGCVLAQNPNPEDETMNALQVSLVDWVVHGTEPPPSVYPTLAHGDLVANTHEAMNFPEIPGVPSPTGMAVGLMDYDFGETFDYANFSGVISRQPPAIRQIIPALMPRVDADGNETVGVRSVLHQVPLGTYLGWNATAAGFFKGQPCGGGLTGGYIPFAKSKAERLSSSDPRPSLEERYGTQAGYLCLVKRVAEQEVSKRFLRREDANRLMKEAAAVDYFVGIPDDRERDSLAEKLCRP; this comes from the coding sequence ATGAGGAACGCTATCAGGAGACGCCCGCAGGCAGACACGGGGACGCCGAATGGAAGGGTGTGCCGAGCGAAAATTCTCGGCGTAAGTATAGGCACGCTGGCGATCTCAGCGCTTCTCGCCGCAGCACCCGGGGCGCAGGCGCGGGTTACGAAGATCGTCGTCGATCAGGCCATCGCGCTTCCCGACGGGCAGAACGAGAGCTTGTCGGGGCGCGCTTTTGGCGAACTCGATCCCAAAGATCGCCTGAACGCGATCATTACCGACATCGGGCTTGCACCGCGCAATAGCCGAGGCCGCGTTGAGTACGTTTCAAAATTCACGCTGACGAAGCCAAAAGACATGGCAAAGGCGAGTGGCGTTCTCTGGTATGACGTTGTCAATCGAGGCAGGCCTGTTGCGGCAAATGTTAGTCCAAGCAGCCTCGGTCCATCGGCAACGAAGCCGCAGGATTTCGGCCATGTCGCGCTGATCAGCGGTTGGCAAGGTGACATTTTGCAGACGAGCGACAACTGGACCGTACAGGTTCCCGTTGCGCACAATCCCGACGGTTCATCCATCACCGGCGTTGTCCTGGCGCGCATAGCCAACGCGCCCGCCGGATCGAGTTCACGCCCTCTAGGCATGCTGGCGACCCTGATTCCGTATGATGCGGCAAGTCTCGACACGACGAAGGCGCGCCTCATCGCTAAGAGAACGGAAACACGGGCCGGAGAAGCCGGTGAGTTGAGGGACGTACCACCTGGCGACTGGGCGTTCGCCGATTGCAGTAAGACCAAGTTTCCGGGAGATTCCAATCCGCGTTCACTTTGCCTAAGGGATGGATTTGATCCCGGCATGCTCTATGAACTGGTCTATCAGGCCAGGGATCCGAAGGTGCTCGGAGTTGGTCTGGCTACGATGCGTGATGTTGCGTCGTTCTTCCGTTTCGAAGCTGCGGACGACGAGGGCACTCCGAACCCGGTTGCCGGCAAGATTCACCACGCGGTGGTGCAGGGGATCTCTCAATCCGGGAACGCGCTCAAGACGTTCCTCCTTCTTGGATTCAATGAAGACGAGCAGAAGCGACGCGTGTTCGACGGCGCCAATCCGCATATCGCCGGCCGCCTGACGTCAATCAACGTGCGCTTCGGCCTGCCAAGTGGGTCCGGCACCCTCTATGAGCCTGGGGGCGAGGGCACCTTGTGGTGGGCCAGTTACACCGACAAGAAGCGGGGTCGCCCCCGCTCGAGTCTACTGGATCGCTGCTCCGCTTCGGAGACTTGCCCAAAGATCTTCGAGACCTTTGGTGCCAGCGAATACAATGCGCGCTTGATGACAATTGCCGAGACAGGCACCGACGCGAAGGCGGATCTCGAACTCCCTGCGAATGTAAGACGTTACTTCTTTCCAGGTACAACTCATGGCGGAGGAGCGGGTGGGTTCACCGCTGCGCCGCGTCCAGCGGCCGGATGCGTCCTGGCCCAAAATCCCAATCCCGAAGATGAGACAATGAATGCCTTGCAGGTATCGCTCGTCGATTGGGTTGTACACGGCACCGAGCCTCCGCCCAGCGTCTATCCGACGCTAGCGCATGGTGACCTCGTGGCAAACACGCACGAAGCCATGAACTTTCCCGAGATACCCGGCGTGCCTTCGCCGACGGGAATGGCTGTCGGTCTGATGGACTACGATTTCGGCGAGACATTCGACTATGCCAATTTTTCGGGCGTGATCTCGCGCCAGCCACCCGCAATCAGACAGATCATTCCCGCCTTGATGCCCAGGGTGGATGCAGACGGAAACGAGACGGTTGGCGTCCGCTCCGTCCTTCATCAAGTGCCACTTGGGACCTATCTCGGCTGGAATGCGACGGCCGCAGGTTTCTTCAAGGGCCAACCTTGCGGCGGCGGCTTAACAGGAGGGTACATTCCATTCGCAAAGTCGAAGGCCGAACGGCTGTCGTCCAGCGATCCGCGTCCATCGCTTGAAGAGCGTTATGGCACGCAGGCTGGCTATTTATGTCTGGTCAAGAGGGTGGCCGAGCAGGAGGTTTCGAAGCGTTTTCTTCGCCGAGAAGATGCGAACCGCCTGATGAAAGAGGCCGCCGCTGTCGACTATTTTGTTGGTATTCCTGACGACCGGGAGCGCGACTCTCTCGCCGAGAAGCTCTGTCGTCCGTAA
- a CDS encoding acyl-CoA dehydrogenase family protein, which produces MPIDFTLTPDQRALQQSARRFARKELAGVREATGHLPTPMERFLATRPFYEAAIREGFLQRLIPAPLGGGGTGVLDLAVVAEEFQAIDVNVSLTLFGTLLGLMPVMLGGSPDQLKRLLVPFLTKGGAPLASFGFSEPGGSANFAAPAPAEGVRTTARLEDDQWVINGAKQWVSSATGWSGRGADLICVVCRTDTAASPEKGISIIAVEGPTEGVALEKAIDAVGHRSHLVPRFRMDNVRAPKNNVIGGPGVGLGLVEGSFTGTAALVGVFGVALMRAAFDFALNFARTERRGGAVPIIEHQAVGYALADAKMQIEAARYLSWRACHALDTQAPGAFELSLQSKIFGSETAVKVITDLMRVVGIDSYNNEVPLAGLLQDALAYPLFDGGNMGVRRRQLHALLKNADYDPLAASGAT; this is translated from the coding sequence ATGCCGATCGACTTTACACTCACACCTGACCAGCGTGCACTGCAGCAGTCGGCACGAAGATTTGCTCGCAAGGAGCTCGCCGGGGTCAGGGAAGCGACGGGCCATCTGCCCACGCCCATGGAGCGGTTCCTTGCGACGCGTCCATTCTACGAGGCGGCCATAAGGGAGGGCTTTCTGCAGCGACTGATTCCGGCGCCGCTTGGTGGTGGCGGCACGGGTGTGCTCGATCTTGCGGTCGTTGCCGAGGAATTCCAGGCGATTGACGTGAACGTGTCCCTCACACTGTTCGGAACGCTGCTTGGCTTGATGCCCGTAATGCTTGGCGGGTCGCCCGACCAGTTGAAGCGTCTGCTTGTGCCGTTCCTGACCAAAGGCGGAGCGCCGCTTGCGTCCTTTGGGTTCAGCGAGCCCGGCGGTAGCGCCAATTTTGCGGCGCCTGCTCCGGCGGAGGGCGTGCGTACCACCGCGCGGCTCGAAGACGACCAGTGGGTCATCAATGGCGCCAAGCAGTGGGTGTCCAGCGCAACAGGCTGGAGCGGTAGAGGCGCCGATCTGATCTGCGTGGTCTGTCGGACCGATACAGCCGCGTCGCCTGAGAAAGGTATATCGATTATTGCCGTCGAGGGGCCGACGGAAGGCGTCGCGCTGGAGAAGGCGATCGATGCAGTTGGGCATCGTTCCCACCTCGTGCCGCGCTTCAGAATGGACAATGTGCGGGCGCCAAAGAACAATGTGATCGGAGGACCGGGCGTGGGCTTAGGACTGGTGGAGGGTAGCTTCACCGGAACCGCCGCGCTGGTTGGCGTGTTCGGCGTGGCATTGATGCGTGCCGCGTTTGACTTTGCGCTTAACTTTGCGCGCACCGAGCGGCGCGGCGGCGCCGTGCCGATCATCGAACACCAGGCTGTCGGCTATGCACTCGCCGATGCCAAGATGCAGATCGAGGCGGCACGGTATCTGAGCTGGCGTGCCTGCCACGCGCTCGACACCCAGGCCCCCGGCGCGTTCGAGCTGTCGCTACAGTCAAAGATCTTTGGTTCGGAGACGGCGGTCAAGGTGATCACTGACCTTATGCGTGTTGTCGGGATCGACAGCTATAACAACGAGGTCCCGCTCGCGGGCCTGTTGCAGGATGCACTTGCGTATCCGCTATTCGACGGCGGCAACATGGGTGTACGCCGTCGCCAGCTTCACGCGCTATTGAAGAACGCGGACTACGATCCTCTCGCCGCGTCCGGAGCGACGTGA
- a CDS encoding helix-turn-helix domain-containing protein, translating into MTRVSWHMRDVPPAERFAYWREAVCQSFMPLEPEDLSDNHFDGGIDGVGGTSLHISRVQSVPAVVQRTRRGIGKLLDGSFYANLQLYGDAIVEQNGERAIARPGDIVLVDTNEPFSIRFEHGCDLLCATIPDGSLRRHLQHFTKRPNVIRSTGAGRLASAYLSTLRDLREDFETVDDLAGEQLSTLLIRAASAEIGVADAPTRRETTLRRILDFITDQLDNPLLSAKFVCRELKLSRSSLFAILGDSDIAFASYIRGLRLERCVGQLRDPRLSGVAVGDIARRAGFASQASFTRAFTRRYGAPPGSYRSKSDI; encoded by the coding sequence ATGACTCGCGTTTCCTGGCATATGCGGGATGTGCCTCCCGCCGAACGGTTTGCCTACTGGCGGGAAGCGGTCTGCCAGAGCTTCATGCCGCTCGAACCGGAAGACCTATCCGACAACCACTTTGATGGCGGCATCGACGGTGTCGGCGGCACCTCCTTGCACATTTCGCGTGTCCAGTCAGTCCCCGCCGTGGTTCAGCGCACCCGGCGTGGCATCGGCAAGCTTCTCGATGGCTCGTTCTACGCCAACCTCCAGCTCTACGGAGATGCAATCGTCGAGCAGAACGGTGAGCGGGCGATCGCCCGTCCGGGCGACATCGTGCTGGTGGACACCAACGAGCCATTTTCCATCCGCTTCGAGCACGGCTGTGACCTGCTCTGCGCCACCATTCCGGACGGCAGCCTCCGTCGCCATCTGCAGCACTTCACCAAGCGCCCGAACGTCATTCGCAGCACGGGGGCTGGACGACTCGCCTCAGCCTACTTATCAACGCTGCGCGACCTCAGAGAGGATTTCGAGACGGTCGACGACCTCGCCGGCGAGCAGCTCAGCACGCTATTGATCCGTGCGGCGAGCGCCGAGATCGGCGTGGCCGACGCGCCGACGCGCCGCGAGACGACTTTGAGACGCATTCTGGATTTTATCACCGACCAACTCGACAATCCGCTTCTATCGGCCAAATTCGTCTGCCGCGAACTCAAGCTTTCGCGCAGCAGCTTATTTGCGATCCTAGGTGACTCCGACATCGCTTTCGCGTCTTACATTCGCGGACTTCGACTGGAGCGTTGTGTTGGGCAGCTTCGCGATCCGCGCCTGTCTGGCGTTGCAGTCGGCGACATTGCCCGTCGTGCTGGCTTTGCTAGCCAGGCGAGCTTCACCCGCGCGTTCACGCGACGCTATGGCGCACCGCCGGGCTCCTATCGCAGCAAAAGCGACATTTGA
- a CDS encoding helix-turn-helix transcriptional regulator has translation MARGDLSRWSDAFADVVGAIGTPAFDQLLLKAVNAVVVVDHLTVLTYRTGENLQTLSIASRADLAQARSLTRDYVAHHHVFDPNFVDVVKLSRSRSRRIVIRRHDRARLKTKAYQRRFYSTVGIVDKVSYLWRLGDVAFYVNLYRTVRTGHYVEGDIRCLTQLARMVGSLVRMHGGRKRLEVALTTGNFRELVAKLVELLGPHLTAREQSVLACILTGMHTEGIALSLRIKPTTVITFRKRAYAKLGIATQTELLARCLRVLPQLPIGAQL, from the coding sequence TTGGCGAGGGGTGATCTTTCACGTTGGTCAGATGCCTTCGCCGATGTCGTCGGCGCCATAGGCACGCCAGCCTTCGATCAACTGCTACTCAAGGCTGTTAATGCAGTCGTGGTCGTCGATCACTTGACTGTTCTGACATATCGAACGGGCGAGAACCTTCAGACGCTGTCCATAGCGAGCCGGGCTGACTTGGCGCAGGCGCGCTCCTTGACGCGTGATTACGTCGCCCATCACCACGTCTTCGACCCAAATTTCGTGGACGTTGTGAAGCTGAGTAGAAGCCGCAGCAGGCGGATCGTAATCCGTCGTCACGACCGAGCCCGGCTCAAGACCAAGGCTTACCAAAGACGTTTTTATTCGACGGTTGGAATCGTCGACAAGGTGTCATACCTCTGGCGGCTTGGTGACGTCGCATTCTACGTCAATCTGTATCGTACAGTACGGACGGGTCACTACGTAGAGGGTGACATACGTTGCCTGACACAGCTGGCACGCATGGTTGGCAGCCTGGTGCGAATGCACGGAGGCCGAAAACGGCTTGAAGTCGCTCTCACAACCGGAAACTTCCGCGAACTCGTAGCCAAGTTGGTCGAGCTGCTTGGCCCGCATTTGACCGCTCGAGAGCAATCCGTGCTCGCCTGCATTCTCACAGGTATGCACACGGAGGGCATAGCGCTCTCGCTCCGCATCAAGCCGACGACCGTGATCACCTTCCGAAAACGCGCCTATGCCAAGCTCGGGATTGCGACGCAAACCGAATTGCTCGCCCGTTGCCTACGAGTGCTTCCTCAGCTGCCTATTGGCGCGCAGCTTTAA